A window from Bubalus kerabau isolate K-KA32 ecotype Philippines breed swamp buffalo chromosome 5, PCC_UOA_SB_1v2, whole genome shotgun sequence encodes these proteins:
- the PATE2 gene encoding prostate and testis expressed protein 2 codes for MCYKCKKYHLGICYEAMRSCTLKYRQTCAVENIYFLTRKGRSMYFYSKLSCKANCEDINFLSFEKRTELICCKHKSYCNLPEGV; via the exons ATGtgttacaaatgtaaaaaataccATCTCGGGATATGCTATGAAGCCATGAGGTCCTGCACCCTGAAGTACAGACAGACATGTGCTGTTGAAAACATTTACTTCCTTACCAGAAAAG GGCGGAGTATGTATTTTTATTCAAAACTGTCGTGTAAGGCCAACTGTGAGGACATCAACTTCTTAAGTTTTGAGAAGAGAACAGAGCTCATCTGTTGCAAACATAAAAGCTACTGCAACCTCCCCGAAGGTGTCTAG